A single window of Colletes latitarsis isolate SP2378_abdomen chromosome 4, iyColLati1, whole genome shotgun sequence DNA harbors:
- the LOC143341427 gene encoding CREB-binding protein isoform X7 yields MADHLVDGPPNKRPKLGDPFQGTSDSAVGMAPLMMHHTYTTYGGGGSGNMQQMQGPPQQLHLPQHQLQPHWNNHTVQKRNYITNTDMFDLENDLPDDLLSSGSWGSATESAKPPATGPGPGQQNGALDSELRQHVQQQQQQLSHHLIQQQCLLKQGNKNLVANSLVMAAGTLGNKSPNMQSPPNVSVSKVVDPQMVVSLGNLPSSIASSLANNQMSIANSMGGLQSSMSMAGSNPTMSMSGGMNSGLVMTSTASGNNNMGGMAGGSLIVTNSLNKQSLNTVTMMSSNTQGIHHPSGPHSVAQMQNGPGIMNTRAVAMQQQQAHMVSAAARGQSPHQQVHQVGIGPGQGGPRMQAPPNMANMPNMGQIGASSPYSYASPGSGPGPGVTVCTNSPVGVVAPQQKGVGTNMTAMQAGRFGTTGPIGSATVVGGPEGGMAQQAQPPAPSPAQSQSGAPTGVQSGPQQATQGQISGTGAPAGATKSTADPEKRKLIQQQLVLLLHAHKCQRRESQANGDVWQCTLPDCKTMKNVLNHMTACQAGKNCTVPHCSSSRQIISHWKHCNRNDCPVCLPLKQANKNKTTNAAAASTSQPNSQPNPSATEMRRAYDALGIQCPTTTPGLGPGQCVTRRIPAPGMQGATGTMGNVRLAQPQTQAASGQSVVGAGQQVVAPNVSLPLSSDSNTVGVAGNQAASTSGVTPAAAAAAVNIQQSVNVHQLFGLNDSGQLNVAAENRLASPQLPVGAQQSQVTATPMPGTKEWHQSVTPDLRNHLVHKLVQAIFPTPDPNAMLDKRMHNLVAYARKVEGDMYEMANSRSEYYHLLAEKIYKIQKELEEKRQKRKEQQQLQAQQQQQQPQPGSSGTAGPGLRPCAPPGVGTVPPSRPVGTVTPSLRSHSPGMAQLGTLPTMGIPHNRMQFSQQQAQQQQQQVQGQAQTKVQVQQQMQQQQQQQQQQQQQQQQQQGILVGPPGPSPNGQTSSNPNVVPNPGLSPFGQPQMSQANLTTTTTSATTSQFPTSNGTSGLPNSSPVQSQHQFPDLMKVRMAQAQAAIAHKHQQQQQQQQQQQQQQQQQQPPPQPQQQQNQSQPQQPTSTSNQSSAATSMPQAPSPFNNMQQQSNQQQSQQFNNNRPLPSVSTSNDSGISTSTPQTIPPPASSGPSPGPVTTNGPQSTTSTPNTPLVPSLMTPNQTVSSANQTPPHPGTTPSPAGLASLGKGMTSQERAALNAPRASSMSSQMAAITAALDRDNSPSPPMNNNKGKLDSIKEESMKMEIKQEDGSENHRMDGGKSVNNDMSIKTEIKTEAMEEGSGEGITKEESSGIKEEPVTPMSSQDTTPDIKPLVPEPIQSSGTSTDKKRLCLFKPDELRQALMPTLEKLYRQDPDSIPFRQPVDPQALGIPDYFDIVKKPMDLSTIKRKLDTGQYSDPWEYVDDVWMMFDNAWLYNRKTSRVYRYCTKLSEVFEQEIDPVMQALGYCCGRKYTFNPQVLCCYGKQLCTIPRDAKYYSYQNSLKAYGLVSDRYTFCQKCFNDIPGDTVTLGDDPTQPQTAIKKEQFQEMKNDHLELEPFVVCTDCGRKVHQICVLHMESIWPLGFTCDNCLKKKGQKRKENKFNAKRLPVTKLGTYIETRVNNFLKKKEAGAGEVAIRVVASSDKVVEVKPGMRSRFVENGDMPGEFPYRAKALFAFEEVDGTDVCFFGMHVQEYGSECTPPNTRRVYIAYLDSVHFFRPRQFRTAVYHEILLGYLDYAKQLGYTMAHIWACPPSEGDDYIFHCHPQEQKIPKPKRLQEWYKKMLDKGMVERIVLDYKDILKQAMEDKLSSAADLPYFEGDFWPNVLEESIKELDQEEEEKRKQAEAAEAAAANAIFSLSEDSETGPDGKKKGQKKAKKSNKSKANQRKNSKKSNTPQTGNDLSAKIFATMEKHKEVFFVIRLHSAQSAASLAPIQDPDPVINCDLMDGRDAFLTMARERHYEFSSLRRAKFSSMSMLYELHNQGQDKFVYTCNNCKSHVETRYHCTVCDDFDLCISCKEKDGHPHHMEKLGLDLDDGSSPADAKQANPQEARKLSIQRCIQSLVHACQCRDANCRLPSCQKMKRVVTHTKVCKRKTNGGCPICKQLIALCCYHAKHCQETKCLVPFCSNIKHKLKQQQLQQRLQQAQLLRRRMAVMNTRPTGPVGAMQTGQQTSNVTMPTGVAMKPGVSPTNLPSPHQPGIGLKPGTQTPPAHVLQVVKQVQEEAARQQAPHVGYGKVTPGGGVGVGVGVGGQTGGVMPPPQMQRPMPVQMANPSGTHLIPMDQWTPSRYQTSAVMQQNPGLRQQTPQQLMQQQQQHQGQPGMGMGGQMPRQPGVIGGPVSQVGPQAQNNMHKHVLQQLMQTLKNPHTPEQQNQILQILKSNPPIMAAFIKQRALALQQQSGQYGGGVGGPLGPNQPQQQPGLQHMMSQQQQQQQQQQQHQQQQQQQQQHQQQQQQQQGRMQIQAMLNQQQQQQQQQQQQQQQQQPVQQQPQWYKQQMLVMQQRQQQAQQQQQQQQQQQQQQPFTQPPAPPYGQQRPIRPSLLGYSGFSEQGYGQPGLKPTPPPIPSPQGVMGPPGISVQQQLMQSVRSPPPIRSPQPNPSPRPVPSPRNQPVPSPRSGPVPSPHHHPPHGTPTHSPAHELGGPSEMMLSQLNGGTGTPTGHPGTMPHHPSPAPPPTSGTDSSEVTPMTPQDQLSKFVEGL; encoded by the exons ATGGCCGACCACCTGGTGGACGGCCCGCCGAACAAGCGGCCGAAGCTTGGAGATCCTTTTCAAGGGACTTCGGACTCCGCGG TGGGTATGGCGCCTCTAATGATGCACCATACTTATACAACCTATGGGGGAGGTGGCAGTGGTAACATGCAACAAATGCAGGGCCCGCCACAACAGCTACATCTGCCACAGCATCAGCTGCAGCCACATTGGAACAACCATACCGTCCAGAAAAGAA ATTACATAACAAACACAGATATGTTTGATCTTGAAAATGATCTACCCGACGATCTATTATCATCGGGGTCTTGGGGTTCCGCAACCGAGAGCGCTAAACCACCAGCAACAGGCCCAGGTCCAGGGCAGCAAAATGGTGCCCTTGACTCGGAACTTCGACAGCAtgtacagcaacaacaacaacaactttCGCATCATCTAATACAACAACAA TGTCTTTTGAAACAGGGTAACAAGAATTTGGTTGCTAACTCTTTAGTAATGGCTGCTGGAACCTTGGGTAACAAAAGTCCAAATATGCAATCTCCGCCGAATGTTTCTGTCTCTAAAGTAGTTGATCCACAAATGGTTGTGAGTCTGGGAAATTTACCAAGTAGCATAGCCAGTTCTTTGGCAAACAATCAAATGTCTATTGCAAATTCTATGGGAGGCCTTCAATCGTCGATGAGCATGGCAGGTAGTAATCCTACCATGTCAATGTCAGGTGGAATGAATTCTGGCCTAGTTATGACCAGCACTGCTAGTGGAAATAATAATATGGGTGGAATGGCAGGTGGAAGTTTAATTGTGACCAACAGTTTAAATAAACAGTCTTTAAATACT GTAACCATGATGAGCTCTAATACTCAAGGAATTCATCATCCTAGCGGGCCGCATAGCGTTGCTCAAATGCAGAATGGACCTGGAATAATGAACACCAGAGCTGTAGCAATGCAACAACAACAAGCGCATATGGTTAGTGCTGCAGCAAGAGGTCAAAGTCCGCATCAACAAGTACATCAAGTTGGTATTGGTCCTGGGCAAGGAGGTCCACGAATGCAGGCTCCTCCAAACATGGCAAATATGCCAAATATGGGACAAATCGGCGCATCCAGTCCCTATAGTTACG CATCTCCAGGTAGTGGACCAGGGCCTGGTGTTACCGTATGTACTAATAGTCCTGTTGGAGTTGTCGCGCCACAACAAAAAGGAGTAGGGACAAACATGACTGCCATGCAAGCTGGTAGATTTGGAACTACAGGACCCATTGGTTCTGCTACTGTTGTGGGTGGTCCAGAAGGTGGTATGGCGCAACAAGCTCAACCTCCTGCTCCAAGTCCAGCTCAATCTCAATCCGGTGCACCAACAGGAGTGCAATCTGGTCCACAACAAGCTACTCAGGGCCAAATATCTGGTACCGGTGCTCCAGctg GTGCTACAAAATCAACCGCCGATCCAGAAAAACGTAAACTTATTCAACAACAATTAGTTCTTTTGCTTCATGCGCATAAGTGTCAACGTCGAGAAAGCCAAGCTAACGGCGACGTTTGGCAATGTACATTGCCAGATTGTAAAACAATGAAGAACGTGTTGAACCATATGACTGCTTGTCAAGCAGGGAAAAATTGTACAGTGCCACACTGTAGTTCTTCGAGACAAATTATTAGTCATTGGAAACATTGTAACCGCAACGACTGTCCTGTGTGCTTACCCTTGAAACAagctaataaaaataaaactacaAACGCTGCTGCGGCATCTACGTCACAACCAAATAGTCAACCAAATCCGAGTGCAACCGAGATGAGAAGAGCATATGATGCTTTGGGTATTCAATGCCCTACGACAACGCCTGGTTTAGGACCTGGTCAGTGTGTTACTAGAAGAATACCTGCACCAGGTATGCAAGGAGCAACCGGGACAATGGGAAACGTCAGGCTAGCTCAACCTCAAACTCAAGCTGCTTCGGGTCAATCTGTGGTTGGTGCCGGGCAGCAAGTAGTTGCACCAAATGTATCTCTTCCTTTAAGTTCTGATTCTAATACTGTCGGGGTAGCTGGTAATCAGGCCGCGTCCACTAGTGGAGTTACACCTGCTGCAGCAGCGGCTGCTGTAAACATACAGCAATCGGTTAATGTGCAtcaattatttggtttaaacgATTCAGGGCAGCTCAATGTTGCGGCTGAAAATAGGCTAGCTAGCCCTCAACTTCCAGTTGGAGCTCAACAAAGTCAAGTAACAGCAACGCCGATGCCAGGAACGAAGGAGTGGCATCAATCCGTAACTCCAGATCTTAGaaatcatcttgttcataaaTTGGTTCAAGCAATATTTCCAACTCCCGATCCAAATGCTATGCTTGATAAAAGGATGCATAATTTGGTTGCGTATGCAAGGAAAGTTGAAGGTGATATGTATGAGATGGCTAATTCTAGATCAGAGTATTACCATTTACTTgctgaaaaaatatataagatTCAAAAGGAATTAGAGGAGAAGCGTCAAAAGCGGAAAGAACAGCAACAGTTACAggcgcaacagcaacagcaacaacctCAACCTGGGTCGTCCGGAACAGCTGGTCCGGGTTTGAGGCCGTGTGCTCCACCTGGCGTCGGAACTGTTCCACCATCGCGACCAGTTGGAACAGTTACTCCTAGTTTGCGTAGTCATTCACCGGGCATGGCTCAACTTGGAACTTTACCTACAATGGGCATTCCGCACAATAGAATGCAATTTTCTCAACAACAAgcccaacaacaacaacaacaggtgCAGGGTCAGGCCCAAACCAAAGTCCAAGTTCAGCAACAaatgcagcagcagcagcagcaacaacaacaacagcagcagcagcagcagcagcaacaaggaATTTTAGTTGGTCCACCGGGCCCTAGTCCAAACGGACAAACATCTTCTAACCCTAACGTCGTTCCAAATCCTGGTCTCAGCCCTTTCGGACAACCACAAATGTCACAAGCAAATTTAACAACTACTACCACATCTGCAACAACTAGTCAATTTCCAACCTCGAATGGCACTTCCGGTTTACCTAACAGTTCTCCTGTACAAAGTCAACATCAATTTCCCGACCTAATGAAAGTTAGAATGGCACAAGCTCAAGCAGCAATCGCGCATAAAcatcaacaacaacagcagcagcagcagcaacagcaacagcagcagcagcagcagcagccacCACCACAACCACAGCAACAGCAAAATCAGTCACAGCCACAACAACCGACAAGCACTTCTAATCAAAGCTCTGCGGCAACATCAATGCCTCAAGCACCATCACCGTTCAATAATATGCAGCAACAAAGTAATCAACAACAAAGTCAACAATTCAACAATAATCGGCCTCTACCATCCGTTTCAACGTCCAATGATAGCGGTATCAGCACGTCAACACCTCAAACAATACCACCTCCTGCGTCTAGCGGGCCTAGTCCCGGTCCAGTGACAACAAACGGACCTCAATCTACAACTTCCACACCTAATACACCGCTAGTTCCTTCATTGATGACTCCAAATCAAACAGTTTCTTCCGCCAACCAAACACCACCTCATCCTGGCACTACACCATCCCCCGCTGGTCTCGCAAGCCTAGGAAAAGGGATGACATCTCAGGAGAGGGCTGCACTAAATGCGCCGAGAGCTTCGTCTATGTCTTCGCAAATGGCCGCTATTACGGCTGCTTTAGATCGTGATAATTCTCCTAGTCCACCGATGAATAACAATAAAGGAAAACTGGATTCTATTAAAGAGGAGAGTATGAAAATGGAAATCAAACAAGAGGATGGTTCTGAGAATCATAGAATGGATGGTGGTAAAAGTGTAAACAACGATATGTCTATTAAAACTGAAATCAAAACAGAAGCAATGGAAGAAGGATCTGGGGAGGGTATCACGAAAGAAGAATCTTCCGGTATCAAGGAAGAGCCAGTGACACCGATGTCCAGTCAGGACACAACACCGGACATCAAACCATTAGTTCCTGAGCCGATACAGTCGAGCGGAACATCGACGGACAAGAAACGGTTGTGTTTGTTTAAACCCGACGAATTGCGTCAAGCACTGATGCCAACATTAGAAAAACTTTACCGTCAGGATCCGGATTCTATACCGTTTAGACAACCGGTTGACCCGCAAGCATTAGGAATCCCAGATTACTTTGACATCGTTAAAAAACCAATGGATCTTTCGACGATCAAAAGAAAATTAGATACGGGACAATACAGTGATCCATGGGAATATGTCGATGATGTGTGGATGATGTTTGACAATGCGTGGCTTTACAATCGTAAAACCTCGCGTGTTTACAGATATTGCACAAAG CTTTCGGAAGTTTTTGAACAAGAGATAGATCCTGTAATGCAGGCTCTAGGATATTGTTGCGGAAGGAAATACACGTTCAATCCGCAAGTTTTATGCTGTTACGGGAAACAGCTCTGTACAATACCGAGAGACGCAAAGTACTACTCCTATCAGAATAG TCTAAAGGCATATGGTCTTGTTTCCGACAGATACACCTTCTGTCAGAAATGTTTCAACGACATTCCTGGTGACACTGTGACGTTAGGAGACGATCCAACGCAACCTCAGAC TGCCATTAAAAAGGAACAGTTCCAGGAAATGAAGAACGATCATTTGGAATTGGAGCCTTTTGTTGTGTGTACAGATTGCGGTAGGAAAGTGCATCAAATCTGCGTGCTTCACATGGAATCAATTTGGCCGCTAGG GTTTACTTGTGataattgtttaaaaaagaaaGGACAGAAACGCAAAGAGAATAAATTTAATGCTAAACGTTTACCAGTTACAAAATTGGGCACTTATATCGAAACACGAGTAAATAACTTCTTAAAGAAAAAGGAAGCTGGTGCCGGCGAAGTCGCGATTAGAGTCGTAGCGTCAAGCGATAAAGTGGTCGAAGTAAAGCCTGGAATGAGAAGTAGATTTGTAGAAAACGGTGATATGCCTGGCGAATTTCCGTATAGAGCGAAAGCGCTGTTTGCATTTGAAGAGGTTGACGGCACCGATGTATGTTTTTTCGGCATGCATGTGCAAGAGTATGGCAGTGAATGTACACCACCTAATACCAGAAGAGTCTATATCGCGTACTTGGATTCCGTACACTTTTTCCGGCCTAGACAATTCCGAACAGCAGTCTATCACGAAATACTTCTTGGATATTTGGATTACGCGAAGCAACTCGG ATACACCATGGCTCATATCTGGGCTTGCCCACCTTCTGAAGGAGATGATTATATTTTTCACTGCCACCCCCAAGAACAAAAGATTCCAAAGCCTAAGAGATTACAGGAATGGTACAAGAAAATGTTAGATAAAGGCATGGTCGAGAGGATCGTACTTGATTACAAA GATATTTTGAAACAAGCAATGGAAGACAAATTGTCGTCAGCTGCCGATTTACCATATTTTGAGGGTGATTTTTGGCCCAATGTTTTAGAAGAAAGTATCAAGGAATTAGATCAAGAAGAGGAAGAAAAACGTAAACAAGCTGAAGCTGCCGAAGCCGCCGCCGCCAATGCG ATTTTCTCGTTATCGGAAGATTCTGAAACAGGTCCGGATGGAAAAAAGAaaggacagaaaaaggccaaaaaGTCTAACAAATCCAAAGCGAATCAAAGAAAAAACAGTAAAAAATCTAATACTCCTCAAACAGGAAATGacctttcggcaaaaatttttgcGACCATGGAGAAACATAAGGAAGTGTTTTTTGTTATCAGGTTGCATAGTGCTCAAAGTGCAGCCAGTTTAGCA CCCATTCAGGATCCTGATCCCGTTATTAATTGTGACCTTATGGATGGTCGTGATGCTTTTCTTACAATGGCTAGAGAAAGACATTACGAATTCTCTTCTTTGAGACGTGCGAAATTTAGTTCTATGTCCATGTTGTATGAATTGCACAACCAAGGCCAAGATAAATTTGTCTATACTTGTAATAACTGTAAGAGTCATGTAGAAACAAGATATCACTGTACGGTTTGTGAT GACTTTGACCTGTGTATAAGTTGTAAAGAGAAAGATGGTCATCCTCATCATATGGAGAAACTTGGTTTAGATTTAGATGATGGTTCATCGCCGGCCGATGCAAAGCAAGCAAATCCAcag GAGGCTCGTAAACTGTCGATACAAAGATGTATTCAATCGTTGGTACATGCGTGCCAGTGCAGAGATGCTAACTGTCGCCTACCCAGCTGTCAAAAGATGAAGAGAGTAGTAACGCATACAAAGGTTTGCAAGCGAAAGACGAATGGTGGCTGTCCAATATGTAAACAATTGATAGCGCTATGCTGTTACCATGCTAAACACTGCCAGGAGACTAAATGTCTAGTCCCGTTCTGCTCGAACATCAAACACAAGTTGAAGCAACAACAGCTTCAACAACGGTTACAGCAAGCGCAATTGTTGAG AAGAAGAATGGCTGTGATGAATACCCGACCAACGGGTCCTGTAGGAGCAATGCAAACTGGACAGCAAACTTCGAATGTTACTATGCCAACTGGTGTTGCTATGAAACCAGGAGTTAGCCCCACTAATTTACCTTCGCCGCACCAACCTGGAATAGGGCTGAAACCTGGCACACAAACACCACCTGCGCATGTTCTTCAGGTTGTTAAACAGGTACAAGAAGAAGCTGCAAGACAACAGGCGCCGCACGTAGGTTATGGCAAAGTAACGCCAGGCGGTGGTGTCGGTGTTGGAGTTGGCGTGGGAGGACAAACAGGTGGAGTGATGCCTCCACCACAAATGCAACGGCCGATGCCCGTccaaatggcaaatcccagtggtaCTCATCTCATTCCAATGGATCAGTGGACACCAAG CAGGTATCAAACGAGTGCGGTGATGCAACAAAATCCTGGTTTAAGGCAACAAACTCCGCAGCAATTAAtgcagcaacaacagcaacacCAGGGACAACCAGGAATGGGAATGGGAGGACAAATGCCGAGACAACCAGGCGTTATCGGTGGTCCGGTTAGTCAGGTTGGGCCGCAGGCTCAAAATAACATGCACAAGCATGTATTGCAGCAACTTATGCAGACTCTTAAGAATCCCCATACTCCCGAGCAACAAAACCAAATACTTCAAATACTCAAAAGTAATCCACCGATAATGGCCGCTTTCATCAAGCAACGG gcGCTTGCCCTTCAGCAACAAAGTGGTCAGTACGGCGGTGGAGTTGGGGGACCTCTGGGTCCTAATCAGCCGCAACAACAACCTGGTTTGCAGCATATGATGTctcaacagcaacagcagcagcagcagcaacaacaacaccagcagcagcagcagcagcagcaacaacatcagcagcagcagcagcagcagcaaggtAGAATGCAGATACAAGCGATGCTGaatcaacagcagcagcagcagcagcagcaacaacaacagcagcagcagcagcagcctgTTCAGCAGCAACCGCAGTGGTACAAACAGCAAATGCTGGTGATGCAGCAGAGACAGCAGCAGgctcaacaacaacagcagcagcagcaacaacaacaacagcagcaaccGTTCACACAACCACCGGCGCCTCCTTATGGTCAACAGCGACCAATAAGGCCGTCCCTTCTCG GTTACAGTGGCTTTAGTGAACAAGGCTACGGTCAACCCGGTTTAAAACCAACTCCACCTCCGATACCTTCTCCGCAAGGTGTGATGGGACCTCCAGGGATCTCTGTACAGCAACAGCTCATGCAGTCCGTTCGATCTCCGCCACCTATTCGATCTCCTCAACCAAATCCTTCTCCGCGACCGGTTCCATCCCCGCGTAATCAACCAGTTCCTTCGCCTCGATCAGGGCCGGTACCATCACCTCATCATCATCCACCTCATGGTACGCCGACGCATTCACCGGCTCATGAACTCGGCGGTCCAAGCGAAATGATGCTCTCACAGTTGAACGGCGGCACGGGCACGCCAACAGGTCATCCGGGGACCATGCCTCATCACCCATCTCCGGCTCCACCGCCTACTAGTGGCACAGACTCCAGTGAAGTGACGCCTATGACGCCACAAGACCAACTCTCGAAATTTGTCGAAGGATTGTAG